The genomic segment ATGCCTATCAAAGAAAAAATTTTTCTAATGGGCCTGGAAAATTATGCAAAGCCCTTCAGATTACTAAGAAAGAAAATAAAATGGATTTATTATCAGATGCATTATATATTTGTAAAGAAAATGAAATAATAAACTATGATATAAAAAAAGGCAAACGCATTAATATAGATTATGCTGAAGAAGCAAAAGATTTCTTATGGCGATTCTATCTATAAAAGGAGGTACAAATGGAATTAATAAAAGAGTTGAGCCAATTTATAAACAAAGCCACATCTCCATTTCATACAGTAATAGAAGTAAAAAAAATGCTATTAGACGCTGGGTTTATTGAATTAGATGTCAATGATAATTGGGCATTTGATTATGGTAAAAAATATTTTGTTTCACCGTATCCATCTTGTTTATTTGCTTTTACCATTCCAAAAACAATAGACTTTAACCAAGGATTTAAAATTATATCAGCTCACACAGACCAACCTTGTTTTAGAATAAAACCTTCACCAGAATTAACAGCAGAAGGGTATTTGAAATTAAATACAGAACCATATGGTGGACCAATCCTCAACACTTGGTTAGATCGTCCATTATCTATTGCAGGAAAAGTTGTCTTAAAAAGCAATGCAGTAATGGAACCAATAGAAAAGTATATAGACATTAAAAAGCCTATACTCATTATTCCTAATATGGCTATTCATATGAATCGAGAAGTCAATAAAGGCATAGAGCTGAATCGACAAATTGATTTAATACCATTAGCCGCTTTAATAGATGACAAGTTAAATGCTAAAGACTATTTTATCAATTATTTAGGAAAAACTTGCGATATGGATCCAAAAGATATTTTAGACTTTGACTTATACGTTTATAATTGCGATGAAAGTAAAGTGATTGGAATGCATGATGAATTTATATCCGCTCCAAGGCTAGATGATTTAGCAATGGTTCATAGTGCAACGCAAGCAATGATTCATGCACAGCCTAAGCAAGACATTAATGTTATGGCATTGCTAGATCATGAAGAAATTGGTAGTAAATCCAAACAAGGTGCAGATTCAGCATTATTCAGTATCATTCTTGAGAGAATTGCACAAGGCATTCAGTATGATAAAATGAAATTCTACAAAGCATTAACCAAATCATTTAATATATCAGCGGATATGGCACATGCCGTTCATCCCAATAAATCTGAAAAACATGACCCAACCAACCGACCAACCATTGGCAATGGGGTGGTTATAAAAATTAGTGGGAATCAAAAATACGTTACGGACAGTAAGTCCATAGGGATCTTTCAACAACTATGTGAAGCAGCAAAAGTACCCTATCAAAAATTTGTAAATCGCTCCGATGAAAGAGGGGGTCAGACACTGGGACCCATCACATCATCTTACGTGCCTATTCCCACAGTAGATATAGGACCACCCATGCTCTCTATGCATTCGTCAAGAGAGCTTATGGGCGTTAAAGATTATATAGATTGTGTTAAAGTATTTCAAAAGTATTACGAAATCAATTAAAAAACTTTATTTTAAATTAAATATATGATATTATTATAAGTAGTTATAAAAACTACATATAGTAGTGCATAAGGAGGACGCTGTAATGAATTATAAAATATTAGTAGACAGTTGTTGTGATTTACCACAAGACCTTAGAAAAGAATCAAGATTTACAATTGTACCGCTGACTATGGAAATAGACGGTGAAGTAATTGTAGATGACGAAACCTTTGATAGACAAGAGTATTTAAGAAAAATGAAAAAATCACTTAAAACACCAAAAACTGCTTGCCCATCTCCAGAAGAGTATAAAAGGCACTTTGAAGGTGAAGAAGAAAATATTTTTGTAGTGACTTTATCAGACAAATTAAGTGGCTCATACAACAGTGCTGTTTTAGCTAAAAGTTTGTATGAAGAAGAGCATAGTGATAAAAATATTGTAATTTTTAATTCTTTTTCTGCTTCGTCAGGTGAAGTACTCATCGCTTTAAAAGTAGATGCGTTAGCAAAAGCAGGTGAAAGTGCTGAATCAATAGAAAGCACAGTCAATGCTTATATAGACGAAATGAGTACGTACTTTGTATTAGAAAGTCTGGATAATTTAAAGAAAGCTGGAAGATTAACCAATGTCCAAGCTTTAGTAGCTAATGTGCTTAATATTAAGCCAGTAATGGGTGCCAATAATGATGGGACCATTAAAAAGATTGATCAAGCAAGAGGTGTTAAAAAGGCACTTAAGAGAATGACAGAAATTATTGGGGAAGAAAAAGACAAGTTAAATGAAAAAATATTGGTTATTGCACAATGTAATTGTGTCGAAAGAGCAAAAGCGCTAAAAGACGATTTGCTAGAGAAGTATACTTTTAAAGACATTATAATCGTAGAGACTGCTGGTATTAGTACAACATACGCTTATGACGGTGGTATTGTAGTAGCGGTATAAAAGCAGACACTGTAAAATAGAGCATCATATTTTACAGTGTCTTTTTTAGTACTTGGTGATCTTGTTTTCAATCCACACAATGAATTGATAAAGACCTGTTGCTAAAAGGGATAGTATAATAATGCTCATCATAACCCAATCCAGTTTAAAGACTTGGCTACCATAAACGATTAAATACCCTAATCCAGCTTTCGCAGACAAAAATTCCCCAATGATGACACCAATTAAAGAAAGTCCAATATTAATCTTCATAGTACTAATTATAGTAGGGACATTACTGGGTATAACCACTTTTTTCAACACATCTAGTTTTGTACCGTTAAAGGTATAAATTAACTTGATCATATCTTTTTCAACATTTAAAAATCCATTATAAACTTGTAATATGGTTACCACGATAGAAACAGTTAATGCCGTAATAATAATGGATTTCATATTATTGCCTAACCAAACAATGAGAATAGGAGCCAAAGCTGTTTTTGGAAGACTATTTAAAACCACTAAGTAAGGTTCTAAAACTTTAGCAATGGTTTGATTCCACCACAATACAACAGCAATAACAACGCCTAAAAAACTGCCTACAAAGAAACTTAATAGGGTTTCAAATAAAGTAATACCTGTATGATAAAAAATAGAACCGTCCATTAACATAGTATAAAAAGTTTTAATCATTCGACTGGGACTACTAAAAATAAAAGGATCGATTATTCTATAAGCAGAGCATAACTCCCATAAACCAAAAAATGAAAAGAAAATGATTATTCTATAAACATTGATTAACACATGTTTTTTCTGGTGCGCTTTAATAAAATTCTGTTGTTCTAAAGAAGGAGTGTTTTTATTCATCACTATTCAACTCCTTCCAAATGGTATTAAAGTAACTAGAAAATTCTTTTGCACTTCTAGATGTAAAAGGTGTTCGATTAGGTATAGACAAGTGAATGTCTATTATTTTTTTGATAACAGCAGGTCTTTTAGTAAGAATAATGACTCGATGACCCATACTGATGGCTTCTGCAATATCATGGGTAACCAATATAGCGGTTTTGTTTTCTTTGGCAATGATTTTACCAATGTCATCCGATACAGATAGTCTGGTTTGATAATCTAAGGCAGAAAAAGGTTCATCTAATAGTAATAACTCCGGTTTTAATGCCAATGTTCTAATTAAAGCAACTCTTTGACGCATGCCACCTGAAAGTTGAGCGGGGTAATGGGATTTAAAATCTCCTAAGTCATATAATTCTAACAAAGAATGAATGTAATCCAGGTTATCTTGTGAACATTTTTTTTGGATCTCTAGTCCCAAAGTAATATTTTCTAATACGGTTCGCCAGCTAAACAAATGATCTTTTTGAAGCATATATCCCACATCATTAGACGTTTTATATATGGGTGTGTTATTTATAAAAACTTTACCTTTTGATGGTGTAAGCAAACCAGCTATAATAGATAGTAAAGTGGATTTTCCACAACCACTAGGTCCAACGATACTAACAAATTCGCCTTTGTTAATGCCAAAGTTAAGGTTATTTAATGCTTGGGTTTCACCAGATAAGGAATGATAAGTGTAAGATATATCTTTAATTTCAACAAATGAAGCCATATCTTCATCCCTCCTTTAGTTGATGTAAAAAAATCTATATAATATACTATGAAAAAAAATAGAAAAGTGAACAAGTATAGAAGGAACTCAAGATGAGAGGATGGATTTCAGAATGTAAGAAAGGCATAAGAAATAGACGCCATAGATTGGAAATAACCAGTATGTTATCTAATCTATAGAGTATTCTTTTTTTTGTATTTAAAGAAGGCAAATACAATACCAAAAATTGAGAAATTGATTAAAGAAAGAAGATTAAAAAGAATAATATCTTTAGACACACTTCTGGGCAAGTTAAAAAAAATATTATTGGCAATGGTTAAAGGAATGGCAATATGTAAAATGCCTTTAATAATAACAAAATATAAAAGACCTTTTTTAAGATGATTTTTCATAAGGACACCTACTTTAGAACATAATATATAAAATTTCATAGTTTATTATTTCTAAAAAAAGTATTTTAATACATGGACAGTCCATAGAATAAAGAGTTAATAAAAAATATATAATATATTTACGAATGGAACCTGTTATTTATGACTCTGTGATTTGATTGGCTATAAAAGAATACAGTTTATTTATTAAAATCCACAAATACAAATATTTATATAATGAAAAATATATTTTTGTGCAATACTTTATAAGTAAGAATATAGATAAAGAAGGTGTTAGATTGACTCAGTATTTTAAAGTAGAAGAAGCTTCTATTACGGATATTACCCAAGGATTTGAGAAAAACATACTATCTTCCAAAGAATTGGTCTTAATGTATTTAGAAAGAATAGCACAATACGATCAAAAAGGTCCTAAATTAAACTCTGTATTAGAAATTAATCCGGATGCCATTCATATTGCAGAGGCAATGGATTATGAAAGAAAGACCAAAGGCTTAAGAAGTCAATTACATGGTATTCCAGTTTTGTTAAAAGACAATATTGACACAGAAGATAAGATGCACACAAGTGCAGGGTCGTTGGCTTTAAAAGACTCTTATGCCAATGAAGATGCTTTCTTAGTCAAGCAATTAAGAAAAGCAGGAGCCATTATACTAGGCAAAACCAATATGACAGAATGGGCTAATTTTATGACAGAGGGCATGCCAGCAGGATACAGCTCAAGAGGTGGACAGGTCTTAAACCCTTATGACCCTAAAAATCTAACGCCTGGTGGTTCAAGTTCTGGATCAGGCGTAGCCGTAAGCAGTAATTTTGTCACTGTGGCAGTTGGAACAGAAACATCGGGTTCTGTTATTAGTCCAAGTACTGAAAATAGTATTGTCGGTTTAAAACCAACCATTGGATTAATCAGTCGGTCAGGCATTATTCCCATATCCAATAGTCAAGATACAGCAGGGCCAATGGGAAAAACAGTAGAAGATGTAGCCATTTTATTAAATGGAATGACAGGTATTGATGTCAAAGACCCTATCACTCAAACCAGTAAAGATTATGTAGGTATAGATTATACAACGTTTCTAAATAGAAAAGGATTAGATAATGTACGAATAGGTGTGCCTAGAAATTATTTTTTTGA from the Natranaerovirga hydrolytica genome contains:
- a CDS encoding amidase family protein, with the translated sequence MTQYFKVEEASITDITQGFEKNILSSKELVLMYLERIAQYDQKGPKLNSVLEINPDAIHIAEAMDYERKTKGLRSQLHGIPVLLKDNIDTEDKMHTSAGSLALKDSYANEDAFLVKQLRKAGAIILGKTNMTEWANFMTEGMPAGYSSRGGQVLNPYDPKNLTPGGSSSGSGVAVSSNFVTVAVGTETSGSVISPSTENSIVGLKPTIGLISRSGIIPISNSQDTAGPMGKTVEDVAILLNGMTGIDVKDPITQTSKDYVGIDYTTFLNRKGLDNVRIGVPRNYFFDSITTEEVKVIEKQLDAIEQAGATIIDPIEISSAKDIHSKIVMLYEFKPTLNAYLSKLKENVPIHSLEELINYNNRYAEIMLKYGQTDLIASEKTSGTLTELEYIQSRTKDLQLSTTEGIDKVMNKHKLDALIFPSYTGVEIIAKAGYPSITVPAGYLENKQPFGITFAGQAYSEGKLLQIAYAYEQLTQIRKAPQL
- a CDS encoding M18 family aminopeptidase — encoded protein: MELIKELSQFINKATSPFHTVIEVKKMLLDAGFIELDVNDNWAFDYGKKYFVSPYPSCLFAFTIPKTIDFNQGFKIISAHTDQPCFRIKPSPELTAEGYLKLNTEPYGGPILNTWLDRPLSIAGKVVLKSNAVMEPIEKYIDIKKPILIIPNMAIHMNREVNKGIELNRQIDLIPLAALIDDKLNAKDYFINYLGKTCDMDPKDILDFDLYVYNCDESKVIGMHDEFISAPRLDDLAMVHSATQAMIHAQPKQDINVMALLDHEEIGSKSKQGADSALFSIILERIAQGIQYDKMKFYKALTKSFNISADMAHAVHPNKSEKHDPTNRPTIGNGVVIKISGNQKYVTDSKSIGIFQQLCEAAKVPYQKFVNRSDERGGQTLGPITSSYVPIPTVDIGPPMLSMHSSRELMGVKDYIDCVKVFQKYYEIN
- a CDS encoding DegV family protein, yielding MNYKILVDSCCDLPQDLRKESRFTIVPLTMEIDGEVIVDDETFDRQEYLRKMKKSLKTPKTACPSPEEYKRHFEGEEENIFVVTLSDKLSGSYNSAVLAKSLYEEEHSDKNIVIFNSFSASSGEVLIALKVDALAKAGESAESIESTVNAYIDEMSTYFVLESLDNLKKAGRLTNVQALVANVLNIKPVMGANNDGTIKKIDQARGVKKALKRMTEIIGEEKDKLNEKILVIAQCNCVERAKALKDDLLEKYTFKDIIIVETAGISTTYAYDGGIVVAV
- a CDS encoding ABC transporter ATP-binding protein, which encodes MASFVEIKDISYTYHSLSGETQALNNLNFGINKGEFVSIVGPSGCGKSTLLSIIAGLLTPSKGKVFINNTPIYKTSNDVGYMLQKDHLFSWRTVLENITLGLEIQKKCSQDNLDYIHSLLELYDLGDFKSHYPAQLSGGMRQRVALIRTLALKPELLLLDEPFSALDYQTRLSVSDDIGKIIAKENKTAILVTHDIAEAISMGHRVIILTKRPAVIKKIIDIHLSIPNRTPFTSRSAKEFSSYFNTIWKELNSDE
- a CDS encoding ABC transporter permease, with product MNKNTPSLEQQNFIKAHQKKHVLINVYRIIIFFSFFGLWELCSAYRIIDPFIFSSPSRMIKTFYTMLMDGSIFYHTGITLFETLLSFFVGSFLGVVIAVVLWWNQTIAKVLEPYLVVLNSLPKTALAPILIVWLGNNMKSIIITALTVSIVVTILQVYNGFLNVEKDMIKLIYTFNGTKLDVLKKVVIPSNVPTIISTMKINIGLSLIGVIIGEFLSAKAGLGYLIVYGSQVFKLDWVMMSIIILSLLATGLYQFIVWIENKITKY